The following proteins are co-located in the Clavibacter capsici genome:
- a CDS encoding CpaF family protein produces the protein MRVQTRTPLDTIAGRVRERLRDDGAVADPAGTAAVVREEVRRFAEQALGSDSRLVDDEAATERQVLARITGFGALQPLLDDDSIEEIWINAPTRVFVARAGVPELTPLVLSDAEVRDLVERMLQSSGRRVDLSTPFVDASLPDGSRLHVVIPDVTRRHWAVNIRKFSRRIRDLDHLVDLGSLPLQAAEFLRMSVRAGLSIVVSGATHTGKTTMLDALLSAARASDRIVTVEETFELDPAGRDVVAMQCRQPSLEGSGEITLRRLIKEALRMRPDRLVVGEVREAECLDLLIALNSGVPGMCSIHANSAREALVKLCTLPLLAGRNIDAAFVVPTVATSVDLVVHLEVLPSGARRVVEILAPGGRHSGMVIEASSVFALEDGVLTATGGQPAHLGKYRSAGLDPLRILVGAP, from the coding sequence GTGCGGGTGCAGACGCGGACCCCCCTCGACACCATCGCCGGCCGCGTGCGGGAGCGCCTCCGAGACGACGGCGCGGTGGCGGATCCGGCGGGCACGGCGGCCGTCGTGCGCGAGGAGGTACGGCGGTTCGCCGAGCAGGCGCTGGGCTCGGATTCCCGGCTCGTCGACGACGAGGCCGCCACCGAGCGGCAGGTGCTCGCGCGCATCACGGGCTTCGGCGCCCTGCAGCCGCTCCTCGACGACGACTCGATCGAGGAGATCTGGATCAACGCCCCGACCCGCGTCTTCGTGGCGCGGGCGGGCGTGCCGGAGCTGACGCCCCTCGTCCTCTCCGACGCGGAGGTGCGCGACCTCGTCGAGCGGATGCTGCAGTCCTCCGGGCGGCGGGTCGACCTGTCGACCCCCTTCGTGGACGCCTCGCTGCCGGACGGGTCCCGGCTGCACGTGGTCATCCCCGACGTCACGCGTCGCCACTGGGCCGTCAACATCCGCAAGTTCTCCCGGCGGATCCGCGACCTCGACCACCTCGTCGACCTCGGGAGCCTGCCGCTCCAGGCGGCCGAGTTCCTGCGCATGAGCGTGCGCGCCGGCCTCTCCATCGTCGTGAGCGGCGCGACGCACACGGGCAAGACGACCATGCTCGACGCGCTCCTGTCCGCGGCGCGGGCGTCCGATCGCATCGTCACGGTCGAGGAGACCTTCGAGCTGGATCCCGCGGGCCGCGACGTCGTGGCCATGCAGTGCCGGCAGCCGAGCCTCGAGGGCTCCGGGGAGATCACGCTGCGGCGCCTCATCAAGGAGGCGCTGCGCATGCGGCCCGACCGCCTCGTGGTCGGCGAGGTGCGCGAGGCGGAGTGCCTCGACCTCCTCATCGCGCTGAACTCCGGCGTGCCCGGCATGTGCTCCATCCACGCGAACAGCGCGCGCGAGGCCCTCGTGAAGCTGTGCACGCTGCCGCTCCTGGCCGGCCGCAACATCGACGCCGCCTTCGTCGTGCCGACCGTGGCGACGTCGGTCGACCTGGTGGTGCACCTGGAGGTGCTGCCGTCGGGCGCCCGGCGCGTCGTCGAGATCCTAGCCCCGGGAGGACGGCACTCCGGCATGGTCATCGAGGCGAGCTCGGTGTTCGCCCTCGAGGACGGCGTGCTGACCGCGACCGGAGGGCAGCCGGCGCACCTCGGCAAGTACCGCTCGGCCGGGCTCGACCCGCTCCGGATCCTGGTGGGCGCCCCGTGA
- a CDS encoding type II secretion system F family protein produces MSVALGLALGAGLLLLIAPRLWPAAEGGVGRGRGMTAAIHDRLTHAGLERVSVSSFLAVSALVGLAAAVLVEALLRVDGAALAAGATGLLLPWVVVGARSAARRRAHRDVWPDVVDHLVSAVRAGMGLPDAVASLAVAGPAVLRPAFREFASVHRTTGSFAVALDELKDRLADPTADRILETLRMAREVGGTQLPDVLRGLARFLREEAAIRSEAEARQSWVVNAAKLGVAAPWIILALLSTRPEAVAAYDTPAGTVVIVIGLAVSAVAYRLMLALGRLPEDGRWFA; encoded by the coding sequence GTGAGCGTCGCGCTCGGCCTGGCGCTCGGTGCCGGCCTCCTGCTCCTGATCGCGCCGCGCCTGTGGCCGGCGGCGGAGGGCGGCGTCGGCCGTGGTCGCGGCATGACCGCCGCGATCCACGACCGCCTCACCCACGCGGGGCTCGAGCGGGTGTCCGTCAGCTCCTTCCTCGCCGTCTCGGCGCTGGTGGGGCTCGCGGCCGCCGTGCTGGTCGAGGCGCTCCTCCGCGTCGACGGCGCCGCGCTCGCCGCGGGCGCCACCGGGCTCCTGCTCCCGTGGGTCGTCGTGGGCGCACGGTCCGCGGCACGCAGGCGGGCGCACCGCGACGTGTGGCCCGACGTCGTCGACCACCTCGTGAGCGCGGTCCGGGCGGGCATGGGGCTGCCGGACGCGGTCGCCTCCCTCGCCGTCGCGGGGCCCGCCGTGCTCCGGCCGGCGTTCCGGGAGTTCGCGTCCGTCCATCGCACGACGGGGAGCTTCGCCGTCGCGCTCGACGAGCTCAAGGACCGGCTCGCCGATCCCACGGCCGACCGGATCCTCGAGACGCTGCGCATGGCGCGCGAGGTCGGCGGCACCCAGCTGCCGGACGTCCTCCGCGGCCTCGCGCGCTTCCTCCGCGAGGAGGCCGCCATCCGCAGCGAGGCGGAGGCCCGGCAATCGTGGGTCGTCAACGCGGCCAAGCTCGGGGTCGCCGCGCCGTGGATCATCCTGGCCCTCCTGTCGACGCGGCCGGAGGCGGTCGCCGCCTACGACACGCCCGCCGGCACCGTGGTCATCGTGATCGGGCTCGCCGTGTCGGCGGTGGCGTACCGGCTGATGCTCGCCCTCGGACGTCTGCCCGAGGACGGGCGGTGGTTCGCATGA
- a CDS encoding type II secretion system F family protein — MTGTESWGAVLGLIAGLGLWTMMGAVPRFRRARLLDRVAPHVLDVSEGARRHLALTTVHPLPVLGTLGAPAVVPLRRGLARVLGGTERIERLLGQAGSMEDVERHRSRQLVGLVLGAAAGALIAALAGSAALLSGAVPQAQLVAVPVVAAVAGLVAYDSALERRAKRRIARISAELPTVLEFLALSLAAGEGLLDALRRVARVGSGELAGELGRVVADVGTGIPVTRAFDDLARRLALPSVSRLVDQLAGSLERGTPLAEVLRAQAQDAREVAKRELLESAGRKEVGMLVPLVFLILPLTIVFALFPGVFVLQLGL; from the coding sequence ATGACGGGCACCGAGTCCTGGGGCGCGGTCCTCGGGCTGATCGCCGGTCTCGGCCTCTGGACGATGATGGGCGCGGTGCCGCGCTTCCGACGTGCGCGCCTGCTCGACCGCGTCGCCCCGCACGTGCTCGACGTGTCGGAGGGCGCGCGGCGACACCTGGCGCTCACCACGGTGCACCCGCTCCCCGTGCTCGGGACGCTCGGCGCCCCTGCCGTGGTCCCGTTGCGCCGCGGGCTCGCGCGCGTGCTCGGCGGCACCGAGCGCATCGAACGGCTGCTCGGCCAGGCCGGATCCATGGAGGACGTGGAGCGGCACCGCTCCCGCCAGCTGGTCGGGCTCGTCCTCGGGGCCGCCGCGGGCGCGCTGATCGCCGCGCTCGCCGGCAGCGCCGCCCTCCTCTCCGGGGCCGTCCCGCAGGCGCAGCTCGTCGCCGTCCCCGTCGTCGCCGCGGTCGCCGGGCTGGTCGCGTACGACTCGGCGCTGGAGCGGCGGGCGAAGCGGCGGATCGCCCGCATCTCCGCCGAGCTGCCCACCGTGCTGGAGTTCCTGGCGCTCAGCCTCGCGGCCGGCGAGGGGCTGCTGGACGCCCTCCGTCGCGTCGCCCGCGTGGGCTCCGGCGAGCTCGCGGGGGAGCTGGGGCGCGTGGTCGCCGACGTCGGCACCGGCATCCCGGTGACCCGTGCGTTCGACGACCTCGCCCGCCGCCTCGCCCTCCCGTCCGTGTCCCGCCTCGTGGACCAGCTCGCCGGATCCCTCGAGCGCGGCACCCCGCTGGCCGAGGTCCTCCGCGCGCAGGCGCAGGACGCCCGGGAGGTCGCCAAGCGCGAGCTGCTCGAGAGCGCCGGCCGCAAGGAGGTGGGGATGCTCGTGCCGCTGGTGTTCCTGATCCTCCCGCTCACCATCGTCTTCGCGCTCTTCCCCGGCGTCTTCGTCCTGCAGCTCGGGCTGTAG
- a CDS encoding TadE/TadG family type IV pilus assembly protein, with translation MRDDRGSAPAEFVMVGALLVVLALSVVQLALALHVRTTVLDAAAEGARTAALAGATRADGVERTRELITTAVGERYAQDVTAGTGTVLGHAVVSVTVRTTLPLVGLLGVDHGLEVTGHAAVERLG, from the coding sequence ATGCGCGACGACCGCGGCTCCGCGCCCGCCGAGTTCGTCATGGTCGGTGCGCTGCTCGTGGTCCTCGCGCTGTCCGTGGTGCAGCTGGCGCTGGCGCTGCACGTGCGGACGACCGTGCTCGACGCCGCAGCGGAGGGGGCGCGCACGGCGGCGCTCGCCGGGGCCACGCGCGCGGACGGCGTCGAGCGCACCCGCGAGCTCATCACCACGGCCGTGGGGGAGCGGTACGCGCAGGACGTGACGGCGGGCACGGGCACCGTGCTCGGGCACGCGGTGGTCAGCGTCACGGTCCGGACGACCCTGCCGCTCGTCGGCCTGCTCGGCGTCGACCACGGCCTGGAGGTGACGGGGCATGCGGCCGTCGAGCGCCTGGGCTGA
- a CDS encoding pilus assembly protein TadG-related protein has protein sequence MRAGGGRLWGGAGWRSTASSGDEGSILPLVIASCALGLAVILMVSAASSLYLERVRLFSLADAAALAGAESFDVDAGGGPAAVVADDRGATLPPLTDDAVAAAVAGFLADEPTGGLRDLHLDSADTPDGRSARVTLSATWIPPVASLLVPDGVRIDVTSTARSVLVGPGGAAAGPAGGG, from the coding sequence ATGCGCGCGGGCGGTGGGCGCCTCTGGGGCGGAGCGGGGTGGCGCTCGACGGCGTCGTCGGGCGACGAGGGCTCGATCCTGCCGCTGGTGATCGCGTCCTGCGCGCTCGGGCTGGCCGTGATCCTCATGGTGTCCGCGGCGTCCTCGCTCTACCTCGAGCGCGTGCGGCTGTTCTCCCTGGCGGACGCGGCTGCGCTGGCGGGCGCCGAGTCCTTCGACGTGGACGCCGGCGGCGGGCCGGCGGCCGTGGTCGCGGACGACCGAGGGGCGACGCTGCCGCCGCTCACGGACGACGCCGTCGCGGCCGCGGTGGCGGGCTTCCTGGCCGACGAGCCGACCGGCGGCCTCCGCGACCTCCACCTCGACAGCGCGGACACGCCGGACGGCCGGAGCGCGCGCGTCACCCTGTCGGCCACGTGGATCCCGCCCGTCGCGTCGCTGCTCGTTCCCGACGGCGTGCGCATCGACGTCACGAGCACGGCGCGCAGCGTGCTGGTCGGTCCGGGCGGCGCGGCGGCGGGTCCGGCGGGAGGTGGGTGA
- a CDS encoding MFS transporter encodes MSTPETPFSLRQVALPALLPALLFSIGEGAIIPIIPIVAGSLGASLAIAAFIGGMIMLGELVGDIPSGSVVSRIGERTAMIGAAFVSIGGLVLCLLAPNPLVLGVGVFLIGVSTAVFALARHAFMTSFVPQTYRARALSTLGGTFRAGYFVGPFLAAGVIHLTGASQSAFVIHIVACLAAAVTLIVLPDPMDVVRRNRAADLQSAAPATAGEPQDDESVAAAAGTAPPARESAGLARTLWRFKGVLVKLGSGAALIGAMRAGRGVLLPLWAVSIGISDANTALIIGIAGGVDFALFYASGQIMDRFGRLWSAVPSMVGLGAGYLVLALTPDLPTNVQWFIGVAMFMSVANGIGSGILMTLGSDLAPKDDPAPFLGAWRFTGDAGSAASPLLIAATTAAASLTVASGVMGVLGLIGAGILVRYVPRYVPRPRGTAR; translated from the coding sequence ATGTCGACCCCCGAGACCCCCTTCTCCCTGCGCCAGGTCGCGCTCCCCGCGCTCCTCCCCGCGCTCCTCTTCTCCATCGGCGAGGGCGCGATCATCCCCATCATCCCGATCGTCGCGGGCAGCCTCGGCGCCTCGCTCGCGATCGCGGCGTTCATCGGCGGCATGATCATGCTCGGCGAGCTCGTGGGCGACATCCCGAGCGGATCCGTGGTCAGCCGCATCGGCGAGCGGACCGCCATGATCGGCGCGGCCTTCGTCTCCATCGGCGGCCTGGTGCTCTGCCTCCTCGCGCCGAACCCGCTCGTGCTCGGCGTGGGCGTGTTCCTCATCGGCGTCTCGACGGCCGTGTTCGCGCTCGCCCGGCACGCGTTCATGACGAGCTTCGTGCCGCAGACCTACCGGGCCCGCGCGCTCTCGACCCTCGGCGGCACGTTCCGCGCCGGGTACTTCGTGGGGCCGTTCCTCGCGGCCGGCGTGATCCACCTGACGGGGGCGTCGCAGTCGGCCTTCGTGATCCACATCGTCGCGTGCCTCGCGGCCGCCGTGACGCTCATCGTGCTGCCCGACCCGATGGACGTCGTGCGGCGCAACCGGGCGGCCGACCTGCAGAGCGCCGCGCCCGCGACCGCCGGCGAACCCCAGGACGACGAGTCCGTCGCCGCGGCCGCGGGCACCGCTCCCCCAGCCCGCGAGTCGGCCGGCCTCGCGCGCACCCTGTGGCGGTTCAAGGGCGTGCTCGTGAAGCTCGGATCCGGCGCTGCCCTCATCGGCGCGATGCGCGCGGGCCGCGGCGTGCTCCTCCCCCTGTGGGCCGTGAGCATCGGCATCTCGGACGCGAACACGGCGCTCATCATCGGCATCGCGGGCGGCGTGGACTTCGCCCTCTTCTACGCGAGCGGCCAGATCATGGACCGCTTCGGCCGCCTCTGGAGCGCCGTGCCGTCGATGGTCGGGCTCGGCGCCGGCTACCTCGTGCTCGCCCTCACCCCCGACCTGCCGACGAACGTGCAGTGGTTCATCGGGGTGGCCATGTTCATGTCGGTCGCGAACGGCATCGGCTCGGGGATCCTCATGACCCTCGGTTCCGACCTCGCCCCGAAGGACGACCCGGCGCCCTTCCTCGGCGCCTGGCGCTTCACGGGAGACGCCGGCAGCGCCGCCTCCCCGCTCCTCATCGCGGCCACCACCGCGGCGGCGTCGCTCACCGTCGCCAGCGGTGTGATGGGCGTGCTCGGGCTCATCGGCGCGGGGATCCTCGTGCGGTACGTGCCGCGGTACGTGCCGCGGCCGCGCGGCACCGCCCGCTGA
- the prfB gene encoding peptide chain release factor 2 produces MIDQDFSSRITELRDTYSNIRSVVGVERLQQEVEELSAQAGEPDLWDDTEKAQKVTSDLSHRQSELARIDELQRRLDDLDVLVEMAKDDEESAEEAVVELDGITKIMDELEVQTLLNGEFDPRPAVITIRAGAGGVDAADFAEMLMRMYLRWAEQHDYSATVLDTSYAEEAGIKSATFEIDAPYAFGTLSVEAGTHRLVRMSPFNSAGKRQTSFAAVEVVPLIEQTESIEIPENDMRVDVFRSSGPGGQSVNTTDSAVRITHLPTGIVVTCQNEKSQIQNRAAALRVLQSRLLLVQREQEAATKKELAGNITASWGDQMRSYVLAPYQMVKDLRTEHEVNNPSNVFDGDLDGFISAGIRWRKSPDRA; encoded by the coding sequence ATGATCGACCAGGACTTCTCTTCGCGGATCACAGAATTGCGCGACACCTACTCGAACATCCGCTCGGTCGTCGGCGTCGAGCGCCTGCAGCAGGAGGTCGAGGAGCTGAGCGCCCAGGCGGGCGAGCCCGACCTCTGGGATGACACGGAGAAGGCGCAGAAGGTCACGAGCGACCTGAGCCACCGCCAGTCCGAGCTGGCCCGCATCGACGAGCTCCAGCGGCGCCTCGACGACCTCGACGTGCTGGTCGAGATGGCCAAGGACGACGAGGAGTCCGCCGAGGAGGCGGTCGTCGAGCTCGACGGCATCACGAAGATCATGGACGAGCTCGAGGTGCAGACGCTCCTCAACGGCGAGTTCGACCCGCGCCCCGCGGTGATCACGATCCGCGCGGGCGCCGGCGGCGTCGACGCCGCCGACTTCGCCGAGATGCTCATGCGCATGTACCTGCGCTGGGCCGAGCAGCACGACTACTCCGCCACCGTGCTCGACACCTCCTACGCGGAGGAGGCGGGCATCAAGTCGGCGACCTTCGAGATCGACGCGCCCTACGCCTTCGGCACGCTGTCGGTGGAGGCCGGCACGCACCGCCTCGTGCGCATGAGCCCCTTCAACTCCGCCGGCAAGCGCCAGACGTCCTTCGCGGCGGTCGAGGTCGTGCCGCTCATCGAGCAGACCGAGTCCATCGAGATCCCCGAGAACGACATGCGGGTCGACGTCTTCCGCTCGTCCGGCCCCGGCGGCCAGTCCGTCAACACGACCGACTCCGCGGTGCGCATCACCCACCTGCCGACCGGCATCGTCGTGACCTGCCAGAACGAGAAGAGCCAGATCCAGAACCGCGCCGCCGCCCTCCGGGTGCTGCAGTCGCGGCTGCTCCTCGTGCAGCGCGAGCAGGAGGCGGCCACGAAGAAGGAGCTCGCCGGCAACATCACGGCGAGCTGGGGCGACCAGATGCGCAGCTACGTGCTCGCGCCGTACCAGATGGTCAAGGACCTCCGCACGGAGCACGAGGTCAACAACCCGTCGAACGTGTTCGACGGCGACCTCGACGGCTTCATCTCCGCGGGGATCCGCTGGCGGAAGTCGCCCGACCGCGCCTGA
- the ftsE gene encoding cell division ATP-binding protein FtsE, producing the protein MIRFDHVSKVYPGNPRPALSSVDLEILRGEFVFLVGASGSGKSSFLRLVLKEDRPTQGTIHVLGQQLNQLSSRKVPYYRRSLGVVFQDFRLLPNKSVFDNVAFTLQVIGKSRGFIQEAVPDVLNMVGLKGKEQRLPHELSGGEQQRVAIARAVVNKPAVLLADEPTGNLDPLTSAGIMQVLERINANGTTVIMATHDSGIVDQMQKRVIELIGGEVVRDEMGGQYQTSAIDLPRTAENPVGVNPEHPPVAAPTPVFVPAAPLPAPVRPTAPAEPATAAERREQARRDKQRRADEKARAKEEAAREAAAAKAARKAPKERPTASAAPVPAPAAPTVVPAASPVREPEPVTDAQRATDAQPARTPREDTPAYAPSAFAEAARVDPVPERDAERDRPAPTEERRPATPVRPEPTAPEPTRPEPSRAEPVRPGTVEQAPSRAVPVIRDEAPVVDDAPPAAPTPPSRRNGGGAAPAAPSTGSIRRLPEGTGVIRLPDLTGGEGGPVPADGRDDAELAELGLAEKLGLRARGESPDDTGAQDVGPTR; encoded by the coding sequence ATGATCAGGTTCGACCACGTATCCAAGGTGTATCCCGGCAACCCCCGACCGGCGCTGAGCTCCGTCGACCTCGAGATCCTCCGGGGGGAGTTCGTCTTCCTCGTCGGCGCGTCCGGGTCCGGCAAGTCCAGCTTCCTGCGTCTCGTGCTCAAGGAGGACCGGCCCACGCAGGGCACGATCCACGTCCTGGGCCAGCAGCTGAACCAGCTGTCGAGCCGCAAGGTCCCCTACTACCGGCGGAGCCTCGGGGTGGTGTTCCAGGACTTCCGGCTGCTCCCCAACAAGTCGGTGTTCGACAACGTCGCCTTCACGCTCCAGGTGATCGGCAAGTCGCGCGGCTTCATCCAGGAGGCCGTCCCCGACGTCCTCAACATGGTCGGGCTCAAGGGCAAGGAGCAGCGGCTGCCGCACGAGCTGTCGGGCGGCGAGCAGCAGCGCGTCGCCATCGCCCGCGCCGTGGTCAACAAGCCCGCCGTGCTCCTCGCCGACGAGCCCACGGGCAACCTGGACCCGCTGACGAGCGCCGGCATCATGCAGGTGCTCGAGCGGATCAACGCCAACGGCACCACCGTGATCATGGCCACGCACGACTCCGGCATCGTCGACCAGATGCAGAAGCGCGTCATCGAGCTGATCGGCGGCGAGGTCGTCCGCGACGAGATGGGCGGGCAGTACCAGACCTCCGCCATCGACCTGCCGCGCACGGCCGAGAACCCGGTCGGCGTGAACCCCGAGCACCCGCCCGTGGCCGCGCCCACTCCGGTGTTCGTGCCGGCGGCCCCGCTGCCCGCTCCCGTGCGCCCGACGGCGCCCGCCGAGCCCGCGACCGCGGCGGAGCGTCGCGAGCAGGCCCGTCGCGACAAGCAGCGCCGCGCCGACGAGAAGGCCCGCGCCAAGGAGGAGGCCGCCCGCGAGGCGGCCGCCGCCAAGGCCGCGCGGAAGGCGCCGAAGGAGCGCCCGACAGCGTCCGCCGCGCCCGTCCCGGCTCCGGCCGCGCCGACCGTCGTGCCGGCGGCGTCGCCCGTCCGGGAGCCGGAGCCGGTGACGGACGCGCAGCGGGCGACCGACGCGCAGCCCGCCCGCACCCCGCGCGAGGACACACCGGCCTACGCGCCGTCCGCCTTCGCCGAGGCCGCCCGCGTGGATCCCGTCCCCGAGCGCGACGCCGAGCGCGACCGTCCCGCGCCCACGGAGGAGCGCCGCCCGGCGACCCCCGTCCGCCCGGAGCCGACGGCGCCGGAGCCCACGCGACCGGAGCCGTCGCGCGCGGAGCCCGTCCGCCCGGGGACCGTCGAGCAGGCGCCGTCGCGCGCCGTGCCCGTCATCCGCGACGAGGCGCCCGTCGTCGACGACGCGCCGCCCGCCGCACCGACCCCGCCGAGCAGGCGCAACGGCGGCGGCGCCGCTCCGGCCGCGCCGAGCACCGGATCCATCCGCCGGCTCCCCGAGGGCACCGGCGTCATCCGCCTCCCCGACCTGACCGGCGGCGAGGGCGGGCCCGTGCCCGCCGACGGGCGCGACGACGCCGAGCTCGCCGAGCTCGGCCTGGCCGAGAAGCTGGGGCTCCGGGCCCGCGGCGAGTCGCCGGACGACACCGGCGCACAGGATGTGGGGCCCACGCGATGA
- the ftsX gene encoding permease-like cell division protein FtsX: MRIGLVLSEVGHGLRRNVSMVVSVVLVTFISLTFVGAAVLLQMQIGQMKNYWYDRAQVAIDFCTDTSVPSETCVNGKATQEQIDAVKQRLDSDTLAPFIDKYYFEDQDTAYKNFQEQFKGDPVTELVQPEFLNEAFWVNLKDPSKSDILSDSLSGLAGVENVTDQRQYLDQIFSILNAASLTAVGIAGLMLVAAALLIATTIRLSAFSRRRELGIMRLVGASNRFIQTPFILEGVFAALIGSVLASAATVALVKFFVQGFLSSRLTSISLVNMDDALLVVPILLGVGVVLAAVSANFAISRYLRI, from the coding sequence ATGAGAATCGGACTCGTCCTCTCCGAGGTCGGCCACGGCCTCCGTCGGAACGTCAGCATGGTCGTCTCGGTCGTGCTCGTCACCTTCATCTCGCTCACGTTCGTGGGCGCCGCCGTGCTGCTGCAGATGCAGATCGGCCAGATGAAGAACTACTGGTACGACCGCGCCCAGGTCGCGATCGACTTCTGCACCGACACGTCGGTGCCGAGCGAGACGTGCGTCAACGGCAAGGCCACCCAGGAGCAGATCGACGCCGTCAAGCAGCGGCTCGACAGCGACACCCTCGCCCCGTTCATCGACAAGTACTACTTCGAGGACCAGGACACCGCGTACAAGAACTTCCAGGAGCAGTTCAAGGGCGACCCCGTCACCGAGCTGGTGCAGCCCGAGTTCCTCAACGAGGCGTTCTGGGTGAACCTCAAGGACCCCTCGAAGTCGGACATCCTGAGCGACAGCCTCTCCGGCCTCGCGGGCGTGGAGAACGTGACCGACCAGCGGCAGTACCTCGACCAGATCTTCTCGATCCTGAACGCGGCCAGCCTCACCGCCGTCGGCATCGCGGGGCTCATGCTCGTGGCCGCCGCCCTCCTCATCGCCACCACGATCCGCCTGTCCGCGTTCTCGCGGAGACGGGAGCTCGGCATCATGAGGCTGGTCGGGGCGTCGAACCGCTTCATCCAGACCCCGTTCATCCTCGAGGGCGTGTTCGCGGCGCTCATCGGGTCGGTGCTCGCCAGCGCGGCGACGGTGGCGCTGGTGAAGTTCTTCGTGCAGGGGTTCCTGAGCTCGCGGCTCACGTCGATATCGCTCGTGAACATGGACGATGCGCTGCTCGTGGTGCCGATCCTCCTCGGCGTGGGCGTCGTGCTGGCGGCCGTCTCGGCGAACTTCGCGATCAGCAGGTACCTGCGGATCTGA
- the smpB gene encoding SsrA-binding protein SmpB, which translates to MPRERGEKVVATNRKARHDYTIESTYEAGLVLTGTEVKSLRQGRASLVDGYAFVDAGEAWLDAVHIPEYNQGTWNNHPVRRKRKLLLHKEQILKIHTKVKEGGYTVVPLQLYFVDGRAKVELAIAKGKKEYDKRQTLRERQDKREADRAMASHRRLGE; encoded by the coding sequence GTGCCCAGGGAACGTGGCGAGAAGGTGGTGGCGACCAACCGCAAGGCGCGCCACGACTACACCATCGAGTCGACCTACGAGGCCGGCCTCGTGCTCACGGGCACCGAGGTCAAGTCGCTCCGGCAGGGGCGCGCGTCGCTCGTCGACGGCTACGCGTTCGTGGACGCCGGGGAGGCCTGGCTCGACGCGGTGCACATCCCCGAGTACAACCAGGGAACCTGGAACAACCACCCGGTGCGCCGCAAGCGCAAGCTGCTCCTGCACAAGGAGCAGATCCTCAAGATCCACACGAAGGTCAAGGAGGGCGGCTACACGGTCGTCCCCCTGCAGCTCTACTTCGTGGACGGCCGCGCCAAGGTCGAGCTCGCCATCGCGAAGGGCAAGAAGGAGTACGACAAGCGCCAGACGCTCCGTGAGCGCCAGGACAAGCGCGAGGCCGACCGTGCCATGGCGTCGCACCGACGCCTCGGCGAGTAG